From uncultured Fibrobacter sp., the proteins below share one genomic window:
- a CDS encoding PDDEXK nuclease domain-containing protein, with protein MRNRKIESHNIHIDSDYINWITELKQRYRSAQVKAVIKVNAEKLQFNWLLGRDLVRKKAEERWGTGVVEQLSLDLRREFPDADGFSVSNLWFMKKWYCFYTRKGANQILYQAGRELAKTKSSRLDREKLQQPVAELDMAKLHQVGAELPAIFAGIPWRHHVEIITKCKSVDEALFYIKKTVEQGMSRAALINCIKADLYSHQGKIVNNFTEKLPDLQSKLVQDVLKENYDFGFATVGHEIYDEAELEEALTKNVTNLLLEMGTGFAFIGRQKEVLVGGRSRKIDLLFYHIRLRCFVACELKAKPFEPEFVGKLNFYVNAVDELLKAPEDNPTIGLLICSNMDSTDVQWSFRGLGTPMGVATYNNIRIKDALPSKELLEERMRLLQKEMHTTKRLIRKKGE; from the coding sequence ATGAGAAATCGAAAGATTGAATCTCACAATATCCATATCGATTCTGATTACATCAACTGGATTACGGAACTAAAGCAGCGTTACCGCTCGGCACAGGTAAAGGCGGTCATCAAGGTAAATGCCGAAAAACTGCAGTTCAACTGGCTGCTAGGGCGGGACTTGGTGCGCAAAAAGGCCGAGGAGCGCTGGGGTACGGGAGTCGTGGAGCAACTCAGCCTGGATTTGCGGCGGGAATTTCCCGATGCAGACGGATTTTCTGTGTCGAATCTGTGGTTTATGAAGAAATGGTACTGTTTTTATACGCGGAAAGGGGCTAATCAAATTCTCTACCAAGCTGGTAGAGAATTAGCCAAAACTAAGTCTAGCCGACTTGACAGAGAAAAACTGCAACAGCCTGTTGCAGAATTAGACATGGCAAAACTGCACCAAGTTGGTGCAGAATTACCAGCAATCTTTGCCGGTATCCCTTGGCGTCACCATGTAGAAATTATCACGAAATGCAAATCTGTAGATGAGGCCCTGTTTTACATCAAAAAGACTGTGGAACAAGGGATGAGCCGCGCTGCGTTGATCAACTGCATCAAGGCAGATCTTTACAGCCACCAAGGCAAGATAGTCAACAATTTTACCGAAAAACTGCCCGATTTGCAGAGCAAACTTGTTCAAGATGTGCTGAAAGAGAACTACGATTTCGGCTTTGCTACTGTTGGTCACGAAATTTACGACGAAGCCGAATTGGAAGAGGCTCTTACGAAGAATGTCACCAACCTTTTGCTCGAAATGGGTACGGGTTTTGCCTTCATTGGACGGCAAAAGGAGGTTCTTGTAGGTGGACGAAGCCGCAAAATCGACCTGCTGTTTTACCATATCCGCCTGCGCTGTTTCGTTGCCTGCGAACTGAAGGCAAAGCCGTTTGAGCCGGAATTTGTCGGCAAGCTGAACTTCTACGTGAACGCGGTAGATGAGTTGCTGAAGGCACCCGAGGATAATCCGACAATCGGGCTGTTGATTTGTTCCAACATGGATTCGACCGATGTACAGTGGTCTTTCCGTGGGCTGGGCACGCCGATGGGGGTTGCGACTTACAACAATATCCGCATCAAAGATGCGTTGCCTTCAAAGGAATTGCTGGAAGAGCGCATGCGCCTTCTGCAAAAGGAAATGCATACTACGAAACGACTCATTCGGAAAAAGGGCGAATAG